A genomic stretch from Marinifilum sp. JC120 includes:
- a CDS encoding ribosome biogenesis GTPase Der, whose product MLPTIALIGRPNVGKSTLFNRLLRKKRAITHDMPGITRDRIYAEGNFNGVQYALIDTGGLVMESDNDSEEFQGDIFEQAREAIEEAHALILVVDGRTGLTPLDEQVAAYIRQSNKPILLLVNKIDGSELEAPGTADFHCLGFEILPVSAEHGFNLLELREKVADMALATGIEPEDEEDEEAKGLKIAMLGRPNAGKSSMVNALTGEQRVIVSDIAGTTRDSVDVTFESGGKVYTFVDTAGVRRRTNITDTIERFSVVRALRSSSKADITIMVVDAIAGITKQDKRLLEYLLREAIPFIITVNKVDLVSKQERTALREGFERALRMAHHVPVVYTSCISKSGLGGILALASRLKKECAIRISTGQLNRIMKDIVEKHQPPVVKRRRAKFKYITQADEEPPTFIFFINDEKLIKPTYHRFLENRLRKLLNVKNAPLNVVFRSTFRKKEDIVHK is encoded by the coding sequence ATGCTGCCAACTATTGCACTTATCGGACGTCCTAATGTAGGAAAGTCCACATTATTCAACAGGTTATTGAGAAAGAAAAGGGCAATCACCCATGATATGCCCGGCATTACCCGTGACCGTATTTACGCTGAAGGTAATTTCAATGGTGTACAGTACGCCTTGATCGATACCGGCGGTCTGGTCATGGAAAGTGATAATGATTCAGAAGAATTCCAGGGTGATATCTTTGAGCAGGCCCGCGAGGCCATTGAAGAAGCCCATGCCCTTATTCTTGTTGTTGACGGCCGGACCGGACTTACCCCGCTTGATGAGCAGGTTGCCGCATATATCCGTCAGAGCAACAAGCCTATTTTACTGCTGGTCAACAAGATTGATGGTTCGGAGCTTGAAGCCCCGGGTACTGCTGATTTTCATTGTCTCGGCTTTGAGATCCTGCCTGTCTCCGCAGAACACGGGTTCAATCTTCTTGAACTGCGTGAAAAAGTAGCTGACATGGCCCTTGCCACCGGGATTGAACCCGAAGACGAGGAAGACGAGGAAGCCAAAGGCCTCAAGATTGCCATGCTTGGTCGTCCTAACGCAGGGAAGTCTTCCATGGTCAATGCTTTGACCGGGGAGCAGCGGGTAATTGTCTCTGATATCGCCGGAACCACCCGTGACAGCGTGGACGTTACTTTTGAAAGCGGCGGTAAGGTTTATACTTTTGTAGATACCGCCGGGGTGCGCCGCCGGACAAACATCACCGATACTATTGAGCGGTTCAGTGTTGTCCGTGCGTTGAGGAGCAGTAGCAAGGCTGATATCACCATCATGGTCGTGGACGCGATTGCCGGGATCACCAAGCAGGACAAGCGTCTGCTTGAGTATCTGCTGCGCGAAGCTATTCCTTTTATTATCACCGTAAACAAGGTCGACCTTGTTTCTAAGCAGGAACGGACCGCACTACGTGAAGGTTTTGAACGTGCACTGCGCATGGCGCATCACGTCCCTGTTGTTTATACTTCTTGTATTTCCAAGTCCGGTCTGGGCGGGATTCTGGCTCTTGCCAGTCGGCTGAAAAAAGAATGTGCCATCCGTATCTCCACCGGACAGTTGAACCGGATAATGAAAGATATCGTAGAGAAGCATCAGCCTCCTGTCGTGAAACGAAGAAGGGCTAAGTTTAAGTATATCACTCAGGCGGACGAAGAGCCGCCAACCTTTATTTTCTTCATTAACGACGAGAAGCTGATCAAGCCTACTTACCATCGTTTTCTGGAAAACAGACTCAGAAAGCTTCTGAATGTGAAGAATGCACCGCTTAACGTCGTCTTCCGCTCAACTTTTAGAAAGAAAGAAGACATAGTTCATAAATAA
- the mtnA gene encoding S-methyl-5-thioribose-1-phosphate isomerase, whose product MTEHIQFSSEKDALVLLDQRYLPTREDWFDCKTTDDIVEALIVMVVRGAPAIGVTAAYGCYLAGREVAGSADWKADLEKNLDKIENARPTAVNLRWAVREMRRIWKEAGDVSLDELCAIWLKRAKEIHVDDIRMCEDIGKFGGALMDDGDTIMTHCNAGALATAGYGTALGVVRGAVDQGKKVSVIANETRPFLQGARLTAYELHRDGIPVKVACDNACALLMKKGLVQKVVVGADRVTANGDAVNKIGTYGVALLAREFGIPFYVAAPVYTIDPETPTGDDVPIEDRTPTEVTHVGDHRITPEGVEVFNFAFDPTPNELIAGIITEKGVLRPPYIEAIKKLFEKE is encoded by the coding sequence ATGACCGAACATATTCAGTTTTCCTCTGAGAAAGACGCCCTCGTACTGCTGGACCAGCGTTACCTGCCCACCCGCGAGGATTGGTTCGACTGCAAGACCACTGACGATATTGTTGAAGCACTCATAGTCATGGTTGTGCGCGGTGCGCCTGCTATCGGCGTGACTGCTGCTTACGGTTGCTACCTTGCTGGTCGTGAAGTTGCCGGAAGTGCGGACTGGAAAGCCGATCTGGAAAAGAACCTTGATAAGATTGAAAATGCCCGTCCTACCGCAGTAAACCTGCGCTGGGCTGTGCGTGAAATGAGACGTATCTGGAAAGAAGCAGGGGATGTTTCACTTGATGAGCTCTGCGCTATCTGGCTGAAGCGTGCCAAGGAAATTCACGTGGATGATATCCGCATGTGCGAAGACATCGGCAAGTTCGGTGGCGCGCTCATGGATGACGGTGACACCATCATGACCCACTGCAATGCAGGGGCACTGGCTACCGCCGGTTATGGTACCGCACTGGGTGTTGTGCGCGGCGCGGTTGATCAGGGCAAGAAGGTCTCCGTTATTGCCAATGAAACCCGTCCTTTTCTTCAGGGCGCACGTCTCACCGCATACGAGCTGCATCGTGATGGCATCCCGGTAAAGGTTGCCTGTGATAACGCCTGTGCACTGCTCATGAAAAAAGGTCTGGTCCAGAAGGTTGTTGTGGGCGCGGACCGTGTTACCGCCAACGGTGATGCTGTGAATAAGATCGGAACCTACGGCGTAGCTCTGCTGGCCCGTGAGTTCGGTATTCCGTTCTATGTTGCCGCTCCGGTTTACACCATCGATCCCGAAACTCCCACCGGTGATGATGTTCCCATCGAAGACCGCACCCCCACCGAAGTTACCCACGTGGGCGATCACCGCATCACCCCTGAGGGCGTGGAAGTTTTCAACTTCGCTTTCGATCCAACTCCCAACGAACTCATCGCCGGGATCATCACCGAAAAGGGCGTGCTGAGACCTCCTTACATTGAGGCTATTAAGAAGCTTTTTGAAAAAGAGTAG
- the gatB gene encoding Asp-tRNA(Asn)/Glu-tRNA(Gln) amidotransferase subunit GatB, with translation MTQFETVIGLEVHAQLKTKTKIFCGCSTEFGKDPNENVCEVCSGMPGVLPVLNEKVMEYAAKMGLATNCTVNQKSIFARKNYFYPDLPKGYQISQFDLPICEHGHQDIVFENADGEQESKRIGITRIHMEEDAGKNIHSVAENASFVDLNRTGVPLIEIVSEPDMRSANEAVAYLKGLRSILLYLGICDGNLEEGSFRCDANISVRPVGQEEFGTRAEVKNLNSFRNIHKAIRYEVARQIDLIEDGEKVVQETRLYDADKGTTHSMRGKEEAHDYRYFPDPDLVPLVIADEWMAEWQASLPELPAERKARFIDDMELSEDDAELVSSEKDVADYFEAVLETHDAPKKVVNWIKGDFLRELHQSEMTVAGCKFKPEMMAKLIQLVDKDVISIKIGKDIFSDVFTEGLDPEKYVKDKGLVQISDSSSLEAVVDKVLADNPDEVEAFKGGKKKLMSFFMGQIMRETKGKANPGMVSKMISEKLS, from the coding sequence ATGACTCAGTTTGAAACAGTAATCGGGCTTGAGGTTCACGCCCAGCTTAAGACTAAAACCAAGATTTTTTGTGGTTGTTCCACCGAGTTCGGTAAAGACCCTAATGAGAACGTTTGTGAAGTTTGCTCCGGTATGCCCGGTGTGCTTCCGGTTCTTAACGAGAAGGTCATGGAATACGCCGCTAAGATGGGGCTGGCAACCAACTGCACCGTGAACCAGAAATCCATCTTCGCCCGTAAGAACTATTTCTACCCCGACCTGCCCAAAGGGTATCAGATTTCCCAGTTCGACCTGCCTATCTGTGAGCACGGTCATCAGGACATTGTTTTTGAAAATGCGGACGGCGAACAAGAGTCCAAGCGCATCGGTATTACCCGTATCCATATGGAAGAAGATGCTGGTAAAAATATTCACTCCGTAGCTGAAAATGCGAGTTTTGTAGATCTGAACCGTACTGGCGTGCCGCTTATCGAAATTGTCAGCGAACCGGATATGCGCAGTGCAAATGAAGCTGTGGCCTATCTTAAAGGGCTACGTTCCATCCTGCTTTACCTCGGCATTTGTGATGGTAACCTTGAAGAAGGCTCCTTCCGCTGTGATGCAAACATTTCTGTTCGCCCTGTCGGTCAGGAAGAATTCGGCACCCGTGCGGAAGTTAAGAACCTCAACTCTTTCCGCAACATTCACAAAGCCATCCGTTACGAAGTGGCCCGTCAGATCGACCTCATCGAGGATGGCGAGAAAGTTGTTCAGGAAACCCGTCTTTATGACGCGGACAAGGGTACCACCCATTCCATGCGCGGCAAGGAAGAAGCACACGATTATCGTTATTTCCCGGACCCGGATCTCGTGCCGCTGGTTATCGCTGATGAATGGATGGCCGAGTGGCAGGCTTCTCTTCCTGAACTGCCCGCAGAACGTAAAGCCCGTTTCATTGATGACATGGAGCTGAGCGAAGATGATGCGGAACTGGTCAGCTCGGAAAAAGATGTGGCTGATTACTTTGAAGCTGTTCTTGAGACCCATGATGCTCCCAAGAAGGTGGTCAACTGGATCAAGGGCGACTTCTTACGTGAACTTCACCAGTCCGAAATGACCGTGGCTGGCTGTAAGTTTAAACCGGAAATGATGGCTAAGCTGATCCAGCTTGTTGATAAAGATGTGATCAGCATCAAGATCGGTAAGGACATTTTCAGCGATGTCTTCACCGAAGGTCTTGATCCTGAAAAGTACGTCAAAGACAAAGGGCTGGTTCAGATTTCCGACAGCTCCTCCCTTGAAGCTGTGGTCGACAAAGTTCTGGCTGACAACCCGGATGAGGTTGAAGCTTTTAAGGGCGGCAAGAAAAAGCTGATGAGTTTCTTCATGGGCCAGATCATGCGTGAGACCAAGGGTAAGGCCAACCCCGGTATGGTCAGCAAGATGATTTCCGAAAAACTTTCATAA
- a CDS encoding murein transglycosylase: MKKNISIIRLLVVFCLFSVLLCGCATKISSFPKKKVVSQRTKTKVWKSKKASGKFISGPVRYAKLPEQSSVLAARRLSIKSQSMRTWRDLGPQIRKSIEYVQRNPSGGLALRRKELRLTWGQLRKSLEDLERLLPRLDRNPELLGKYFVWYELQSGAEMTGYYTPVIEASLTKKGPYKYPIYRLPPDLRKARPGQTHPWSEQLRKAYRVENGKILPYHSRRAIDVNKVLAGRGLEVAWFKDPVDLFYMHVQGGGVLRLPDGRLRTAVFSGSNGRSFKGLGSIMLHSGVLKKSQLSREKIKAWLLKHPNQMWELMAKNESYIFFKVTRGQPQAAIGKSLKSMVSLATDPQLIPLGSIVGFRTDIYPKKGRPSRRVNGVGLAQDTGKAIKGARLDYYIGTGNDFKYPAHHLKTHVPVYLLISKSALRR; the protein is encoded by the coding sequence ATGAAAAAAAATATTTCTATCATTAGATTGCTGGTGGTGTTTTGCCTGTTTTCAGTCCTTCTTTGCGGGTGTGCTACTAAGATCAGCTCTTTTCCTAAAAAGAAAGTTGTCTCTCAGCGCACTAAAACCAAGGTCTGGAAAAGCAAGAAGGCCAGCGGGAAATTTATTTCCGGTCCGGTTCGTTATGCAAAGCTGCCGGAGCAGTCCTCGGTCTTGGCTGCACGCAGGTTATCCATAAAAAGTCAGAGCATGCGCACATGGCGTGATCTGGGACCTCAGATTCGTAAGTCCATTGAATACGTGCAGCGAAACCCTTCCGGGGGATTGGCGCTCAGGCGCAAGGAACTCAGACTCACTTGGGGACAGCTACGTAAGTCACTGGAAGATCTTGAAAGATTACTGCCCCGTCTGGACAGAAACCCGGAGTTGCTTGGCAAGTATTTTGTCTGGTATGAACTCCAGTCCGGTGCGGAAATGACCGGTTATTACACTCCGGTTATTGAGGCCAGTCTGACCAAAAAAGGGCCATACAAATACCCGATTTACAGACTTCCTCCAGATTTGCGTAAAGCCCGTCCGGGGCAGACTCATCCGTGGTCGGAACAGTTGCGTAAGGCTTACCGGGTTGAAAACGGAAAGATACTTCCGTATCATTCCCGCCGGGCTATCGACGTGAACAAGGTTCTCGCAGGGCGGGGACTTGAAGTTGCTTGGTTCAAGGACCCCGTGGACTTGTTTTATATGCATGTGCAGGGGGGCGGTGTTTTACGGCTTCCTGACGGACGGTTGCGGACCGCAGTTTTCAGCGGTAGTAACGGCAGGTCTTTCAAGGGACTGGGCAGCATAATGCTTCATAGCGGAGTGCTCAAAAAGAGCCAGCTTTCCCGTGAAAAGATTAAAGCATGGCTGCTCAAGCATCCCAATCAGATGTGGGAGTTGATGGCCAAGAACGAGAGCTATATCTTTTTTAAGGTGACCCGCGGACAGCCGCAGGCCGCTATCGGCAAATCATTGAAATCAATGGTCAGCCTTGCCACAGACCCCCAGTTGATTCCGCTTGGTTCTATTGTGGGATTCCGCACGGATATTTATCCGAAGAAAGGTCGGCCGTCACGCAGGGTTAACGGTGTCGGTTTGGCTCAGGATACCGGGAAGGCAATCAAAGGGGCGCGGCTCGACTACTACATCGGGACCGGGAACGATTTTAAATATCCGGCGCATCACCTGAAGACTCACGTGCCTGTATACTTATTGATCAGTAAATCTGCTTTGAGAAGATAG
- a CDS encoding DUF89 family protein, which yields MSILPDFTSIKDLKYGEDPVFDAWLLHFMTANHLESIIDPVKNASPEQLRFMVALDENQVFAPCSDWQFNRLVTPGLESDLLDVYVFVWRSLVKLVKNHVADRYQRRLILNLCRHKFKQALDSSIMIPLRLLKNMITIFLSRSGLDDPYRNRKELLFSRGKAFVESDFFKHAMESCPYPVPDCKNLADMRFELDMIELERVFRLSSLPDQWSQALFAEDYKLYSKMYSRDKADFTPVREAFHGNEGGLKILFIPDETGGLMADLLMIKSLLRQGHSVILALKEGFWFDSPTFWDRESNHQLAEALKDALFISEERISKNDLLSSLRENPFVVISDGTRERLNLIRCSVTFARAWKESDLIIAKGWGNRRRLIGNSNLFTRDIICFYRNLEGEFKLELKAKSPKVHKFTEAGISAKANEIIAEMQQARSERKAVMFYSAVVGSIPGQVDTAIKVLNTFVGHLRDRLADTYIINPAEHFEEGMDADDLMFMWEKVQRSGFITIWRFQTYADIEKSFELMGEKVPPVWAGKDSTYSTGCTKEMHIAQDVQKRHRELQIIGPGSEKFLRRREYGVGRFSDVVIEP from the coding sequence GTGAGCATCCTGCCTGATTTTACATCTATTAAAGATCTCAAGTACGGTGAAGATCCGGTTTTTGACGCCTGGCTTCTCCATTTTATGACCGCCAACCATCTGGAAAGCATTATTGATCCGGTTAAGAATGCTTCTCCTGAGCAGTTGCGCTTCATGGTTGCCCTTGATGAGAATCAGGTTTTTGCTCCCTGTTCGGACTGGCAGTTCAACAGGCTGGTCACTCCGGGGCTGGAGTCGGACCTGCTTGATGTCTATGTTTTTGTCTGGCGGTCTTTGGTCAAGCTGGTCAAGAATCATGTTGCCGACCGTTATCAGCGCAGGTTGATTCTCAATCTCTGCCGCCACAAATTCAAGCAGGCACTTGATTCATCCATCATGATTCCTCTGCGTTTGCTCAAGAACATGATTACTATTTTTCTTTCCCGCAGCGGTCTGGACGACCCTTACCGTAATCGTAAGGAGTTGCTCTTCAGCCGGGGTAAGGCTTTTGTGGAGAGTGATTTTTTTAAACATGCTATGGAGTCCTGCCCATATCCTGTGCCGGACTGCAAAAATCTTGCTGATATGCGTTTCGAGCTGGACATGATCGAGCTGGAACGTGTTTTTCGTCTTTCCAGTTTACCGGATCAGTGGAGTCAGGCTTTATTCGCTGAAGATTACAAACTTTATTCAAAGATGTATTCGCGGGATAAAGCTGATTTTACCCCGGTACGCGAAGCCTTTCACGGCAACGAAGGCGGCCTGAAGATTCTTTTTATCCCGGATGAAACCGGGGGCTTGATGGCCGATCTGCTGATGATCAAATCTTTGCTGCGTCAGGGACACAGCGTTATTTTGGCATTGAAGGAAGGGTTCTGGTTTGATTCACCTACATTTTGGGATCGTGAGAGCAACCACCAGTTAGCTGAAGCCCTTAAAGATGCACTGTTTATTTCTGAAGAGCGTATTTCCAAAAATGACTTGCTGTCCAGTCTGCGGGAGAATCCGTTTGTGGTCATCTCCGACGGCACAAGGGAGCGGCTGAACCTGATCCGGTGTAGCGTGACCTTTGCCCGGGCATGGAAAGAGTCCGACCTGATTATTGCTAAAGGGTGGGGGAACAGGCGCAGGCTCATCGGCAACAGCAATCTTTTCACCCGTGATATTATTTGCTTTTACCGCAATCTTGAAGGTGAATTTAAACTTGAACTTAAGGCCAAGTCGCCCAAAGTTCATAAATTCACCGAAGCGGGAATTTCCGCCAAGGCCAATGAGATCATTGCCGAGATGCAGCAGGCCCGCAGTGAGCGCAAAGCTGTTATGTTTTACAGTGCCGTCGTTGGCAGTATCCCCGGTCAGGTGGATACGGCAATCAAGGTTTTGAATACTTTTGTAGGCCACCTGCGTGACAGGCTTGCTGATACTTACATCATCAATCCGGCTGAGCATTTTGAAGAAGGAATGGATGCCGACGATCTCATGTTTATGTGGGAAAAGGTGCAGCGCAGCGGTTTTATTACCATCTGGCGTTTCCAGACCTATGCTGATATCGAGAAGAGTTTCGAGCTTATGGGCGAAAAAGTACCTCCGGTCTGGGCAGGTAAGGATTCCACTTACTCCACCGGATGTACCAAGGAAATGCATATTGCGCAGGATGTACAGAAACGTCACCGCGAATTGCAGATCATCGGTCCCGGTTCTGAGAAATTTTTGAGACGGCGTGAATACGGAGTCGGAAGATTTAGCGACGTGGTTATCGAACCATAA
- a CDS encoding NAD(+)/NADH kinase — protein sequence MSDSQGSILIVTKSGGGSAAELGGEIARWLSLRGVDSDIVEHPYPPARINVSAYRENTMLVLVLGGDGTFISVAGNVLDWEVPVLGINHGRVGFLAEVLPEDWETALERFFSNELDISPRTAFDYEVQRGNGIVARGVAINDLVISRGAVARIISLDIGQKGQWIRNLRADGLIVSTPTGSTAYNVSAGGPLVHPELAAMCVTPVCPFLNGIRPMVLPVDTPLTIDIGETSGDVYLTEDGRVPYPLSQGYRVIVSRHKKELTLARIRSNTFFEKLRSKGFLTE from the coding sequence ATGTCAGATAGTCAAGGTTCTATTTTAATTGTTACCAAGTCCGGGGGAGGCTCCGCGGCTGAATTGGGTGGAGAAATTGCGCGCTGGCTCAGCTTGCGCGGTGTGGACTCCGATATTGTCGAGCACCCTTATCCTCCGGCCCGGATCAATGTTTCCGCATATCGGGAAAATACCATGCTGGTTCTCGTTCTGGGCGGAGACGGCACATTTATCAGTGTTGCAGGTAATGTTCTTGATTGGGAAGTACCGGTGCTGGGTATCAACCATGGTCGGGTGGGATTTCTTGCCGAGGTCCTGCCGGAAGATTGGGAAACTGCGTTGGAAAGATTTTTCAGTAATGAACTGGATATTTCTCCACGAACCGCCTTTGACTATGAAGTCCAGCGCGGAAACGGCATTGTAGCCCGTGGGGTAGCCATTAATGATCTGGTTATTTCCCGTGGTGCTGTGGCCCGGATAATCTCCCTTGATATAGGTCAGAAGGGCCAATGGATCAGGAATCTTCGTGCGGACGGGCTTATTGTTTCCACTCCCACCGGGTCTACTGCATATAACGTTTCCGCAGGAGGTCCGTTGGTGCATCCTGAGCTTGCGGCCATGTGTGTGACCCCGGTCTGTCCTTTTCTCAATGGCATCAGGCCTATGGTTCTGCCTGTGGACACCCCGTTGACCATCGATATCGGGGAAACCTCCGGTGATGTCTACCTCACCGAGGACGGGCGTGTTCCTTATCCGCTTAGTCAGGGTTACCGGGTTATTGTTTCCCGGCATAAGAAAGAGCTTACCCTGGCTCGTATCCGCAGTAATACTTTTTTTGAAAAATTGAGAAGCAAAGGCTTTCTTACGGAGTAA
- the flgM gene encoding flagellar biosynthesis anti-sigma factor FlgM: MKINQYSQTPLKAYSDNRAKDIAGKPQSQQQSSAATRDVVNVSSQAKLLGTARQAATESPDTREQKVRELREQVRSGTYKPDIRKTAMNLVRDEVDFLR, from the coding sequence ATGAAGATTAACCAGTATAGCCAGACCCCTCTCAAGGCCTACTCTGACAACCGGGCAAAGGACATTGCAGGTAAGCCCCAGAGCCAGCAGCAAAGTTCAGCCGCCACCCGTGACGTGGTTAATGTTTCGTCACAGGCGAAGCTTCTCGGCACAGCACGTCAAGCTGCCACCGAAAGCCCGGACACCAGAGAACAAAAGGTAAGAGAGCTGAGAGAGCAGGTTCGCTCAGGTACATACAAGCCGGATATTCGCAAGACGGCCATGAACCTCGTGCGCGACGAAGTTGATTTCTTAAGATAA
- the fliW gene encoding flagellar assembly protein FliW, whose translation MAKERQKIIRTRIGEREITEEGIIYFSRGLIGFDDKRDFALIQLSEDSPFLLLQSLEDPGLGLLVADPYSFMDDYEVRLNEAEKRILRVENVRQLAVLVTVTIPPGRPTETTLNLGGPIVINSEARRGMQIPQVDSKYPTHFRPAND comes from the coding sequence ATGGCAAAAGAAAGACAAAAAATAATCAGGACCCGTATCGGGGAAAGAGAGATTACCGAGGAAGGTATCATCTACTTTTCCCGTGGATTGATCGGCTTTGACGATAAAAGGGATTTCGCTTTGATTCAACTTAGCGAGGATTCTCCCTTTCTCCTGTTGCAGAGTCTCGAAGATCCGGGTCTTGGGCTGCTGGTGGCTGATCCCTACAGTTTCATGGACGATTATGAAGTTCGTTTAAATGAAGCGGAGAAGAGAATTTTAAGAGTGGAAAATGTCCGCCAGCTTGCAGTGCTGGTTACAGTTACCATTCCTCCGGGAAGACCTACTGAGACTACTCTTAATCTGGGTGGTCCCATTGTCATCAACTCTGAGGCAAGACGCGGCATGCAGATTCCGCAGGTAGACTCCAAGTACCCGACACACTTCCGCCCGGCTAACGATTGA
- the csrA gene encoding carbon storage regulator, whose amino-acid sequence MLILTRRPGEALYLDDNIKITVLSVQGRQVKLGLEIPAETTVYREEVYLKIKEQNRLALENTEQDLLAATELWQKKDKK is encoded by the coding sequence ATGCTTATTTTGACCCGGAGACCGGGGGAAGCCCTTTACCTGGATGACAACATAAAGATTACGGTATTAAGCGTGCAAGGCCGACAGGTTAAGCTAGGGCTTGAAATACCGGCTGAAACTACTGTCTATAGGGAAGAGGTTTACCTCAAGATTAAAGAACAGAACCGTTTGGCGCTTGAAAACACAGAGCAGGACCTTCTTGCTGCGACCGAGTTATGGCAAAAGAAAGACAAAAAATAA
- the flgL gene encoding flagellar hook-associated protein 3, producing the protein MRVSQQMLFNTYVSNMNTSLTDLVETNIQAQTQKKVNKPSDDPVGMARILDHRETLATVKQYRDNVDTAKGWLSLSDSTLTQVSTIITRVKGLAEQGASGTITADNREQISYEARQLFQQLVSLANTEYEGKSIYAGHKVEDNAFVEKLWMTTNDANVSSRNFSITGSADKTIVVQFLDSGDIGGGADLDYRYSKDGGKTFTTKTLAAGATSLDFDGVDMDFDLGTPAVNIPVVANAADNTNDSSGTWMWVRPTAQYMGDDADQTNVVGLNTTLNGPLNQAEGAFTKDVVVRIDNTTDLASQIEYSYSLDGGVNWVGGNVKPADGVTSNAVLTIPGGTLTIHSNGGSNALGSGAQFLVHPDTAAMDVQIQENEFVRINDVGKDIFGGVYQQPGATGASVVFNNNSTLTGDGNSPTQNLLETMGNLVAFLETNNQSGVQECLDSLNLSHKHVLTKAADVGGRENRLAVADQVLSSLELNEKERISHIEDVDVGELMTRLSQQQIVYEAVLKSSSMIMKMNLLNYV; encoded by the coding sequence ATGAGAGTATCACAGCAAATGCTTTTCAACACATATGTGTCCAATATGAATACGTCTTTGACCGATCTGGTGGAGACTAATATTCAGGCACAGACCCAGAAGAAGGTTAACAAGCCTTCTGATGATCCTGTGGGCATGGCCCGTATTCTTGACCATCGTGAGACATTGGCTACAGTCAAGCAGTACCGGGATAATGTCGATACTGCCAAGGGTTGGCTTTCTCTTTCCGATTCCACTCTTACTCAGGTTTCTACTATTATCACCCGCGTCAAGGGATTGGCAGAGCAGGGTGCGTCAGGAACCATCACTGCTGACAACAGGGAGCAGATCAGTTACGAAGCTCGTCAGCTTTTTCAGCAGTTGGTGTCTCTTGCCAATACCGAATATGAAGGCAAGAGTATTTATGCCGGGCACAAGGTGGAAGACAATGCCTTTGTTGAGAAGCTTTGGATGACCACCAACGACGCCAATGTTTCTTCGCGTAATTTCTCCATTACCGGAAGTGCGGACAAGACTATAGTGGTGCAGTTTCTTGACTCCGGTGATATTGGTGGCGGTGCAGATCTTGATTACCGCTATTCCAAGGACGGTGGAAAGACTTTTACCACCAAGACTCTGGCTGCCGGTGCTACTTCACTTGATTTCGATGGTGTGGACATGGATTTCGACCTCGGTACTCCTGCGGTCAATATTCCGGTTGTTGCCAACGCGGCTGACAATACCAACGATTCTTCCGGTACCTGGATGTGGGTTCGTCCCACAGCCCAGTACATGGGTGATGATGCAGATCAAACTAATGTTGTCGGGTTGAATACCACCCTGAACGGTCCTTTGAATCAGGCTGAAGGTGCTTTTACTAAAGATGTGGTTGTCCGTATTGATAATACCACTGATCTGGCCAGCCAGATAGAGTATTCCTACAGTCTTGATGGTGGGGTTAACTGGGTTGGCGGTAATGTTAAGCCTGCTGACGGGGTTACTTCCAATGCAGTATTAACCATTCCCGGCGGAACTTTGACTATCCACTCTAATGGTGGCTCAAATGCTCTGGGATCAGGGGCGCAGTTTCTCGTTCATCCTGATACTGCGGCGATGGATGTGCAGATTCAGGAAAATGAATTTGTGCGCATCAACGATGTTGGTAAGGATATTTTTGGCGGTGTTTATCAGCAGCCCGGCGCAACCGGAGCCAGTGTTGTTTTTAACAACAACAGTACGCTCACGGGTGATGGCAATTCGCCCACTCAGAACCTGCTTGAAACCATGGGGAATCTTGTGGCCTTTCTGGAAACCAACAACCAGAGCGGCGTACAGGAGTGTCTTGATAGTTTGAATTTATCCCATAAGCACGTATTGACCAAGGCTGCCGATGTCGGTGGCAGGGAGAACAGGCTTGCGGTTGCGGATCAGGTTCTTTCAAGTCTTGAACTGAACGAAAAGGAACGTATCTCGCACATTGAGGATGTGGATGTGGGTGAACTCATGACCAGGCTTTCCCAGCAGCAGATTGTATACGAGGCTGTGCTTAAGAGTTCCTCCATGATCATGAAGATGAACCTGCTCAATTATGTTTAA